In Terriglobia bacterium, the DNA window GGTCAATCATCGCCCCGATGGCCGTTGGTGTTGTTGGTATAGCGATGTTCAAAGGAGTGGAAACATTAAATCTCGTACTACTACCAATGATGGTCGCTGCACTGGGTATCCTAGCATCAATTGTCGGGACATTTTTTTCGCCGATCGCGCGATGAACCGCCTCGTCTACCGGAATTTCGGAGATCACGAAGCGCTGCTCATCTCGCACGCGGTCACCGCCGGCACCGGCGGCGGCGTTCGGTTCTACGAGCTGCGCCTCAACGGTGCCTGCACCGCCACGAACTGCGCCACCCCCACGATCTTCCAGCAGGGCACGTTCGCGCCCGACGCGTCGTTCCGCTGGATGAGCAGCATGGCGTTCGACCAGGTCGGCAACATCGCGATGGGCTACACGACCTCGAGCTCGACGATCAACCCGAGCATTCGCTACACCGGCCGGCTCACGACCGACGCCCTCGGGACGATGGGCCAGGGCGAAGCCACCCTCATCGCGGGCACCGGCTCGCAGACCGGCAACAACCTGTCGCGCTGGGGCGATTACAGCTCGATGAACATCGACCCGAGCGACGACTGCACGTTCTGGTACACGCAGGAGTATTACTCCGCCGACAGCCCGTACTCCTGGCAGACACGGATCGGCGCGTTCAAGTTCGACGCGTGCGGGACCTGTCCCCTCGTCGGCGCTCCCGTGCTCACGGTCGATCGGTGGCCCTCCGGAATCTCGCTCTCGTGGACCGCTTCGGCGAACGCCGACCGATACGAAGTCGTCGAGGGCGGTCTCGCGGCGCTGATCTCGAGCGGCGGCAATTACGCGGCCTCGATGTCCGGCTGCCTCGGCGGCGGCCTCACCGCGACGTCGCTCGAGGTCGACGAGCCGGACCCTTCGCCGGGCGGAGGCTCGTGGTACCTGGTGCGAGGGACCCGGGGCAGCTGCCGGGGCACCTTCGGCGACGGAGGGGTCAGCGGAGCCGCCGCTCGGGACGCCGGCATCGGGTCCGCCTCCTCGGCCTGTCCGTGATCGTCAGCGCCCGCGGGCCCGCGAGATGAACGCCTCCTGCGCGGCGCGCCGCTCCTCACCGTCCCGGGGGGTCCGCCGGAGGTAGAGCCCGTCGGGGCCGCAGTCCCAGGCCGAGGCGTTGTCCTGCTCGTAGACCTCGAGGATCGCGTCCAGCTCGCGCTTCACCGCGTCGTCCTCGACGGGCAGGACCGTCTCGACCCGGTTGTCGAGGTTCCGCTTCATCCAGTCCGCCGAGCCGATGAAGAACTCGGGCGCGCCGTCGTTCTCGAACCGGTAGATCCGGCTGTGCTCGAGGAATCGGCCGACCACCCCGAAAACGCGAGTGCCGAACGACAGGCCGGGGACGCCCGGTCTGAGGCAGCAGAGGCCGCGCACGTTGAGCTTGATCGGCACTCCGGCGAGACCCGCCCGGTAGAGCTCCCGGATGATCTCCGGATCCTGGAGCTGGTTCATCTTCGCGTGGATCCCCGAGGGCTTCCCGGCGGCCGCGTTCTCGGCCTCGCGCCGGATCAGCTCGACGAACCGCCTGCGCATCGCGGCCGGCGCGAGCAGGAGCTTGCGGTACCCTGCGGGCGGGATCGCTCCCGTCAGCTCGTTGTAGACCGCCGCGGCGTCCTCGCAGACCAGAGGATCGCACGTCAGGATCCCGACGTCCTCGTAGATCCTCGCGGTCCCGGTGTGGTAGTTGCCGCTCCCGACGTGGACGTAGCGGCGGATGCGCCCCGCCTCCTCCCGCACGACGAGCGCGAGCTTGACGTGGGTCTTGAGCCGCTCGACCCCGTAGGAGACGTGGACCCCCTCGTTCTCGAGGTACTGCCCCCAGGCGATGTTGGGCGCCTCGTCGAAACGCGCGGTGATCTCCACCAGCACCGCCACCTGTTTTCCGCGCCGCGCCGCGTCGGCCAGCGCGCGGACGATCGGGGAGTCGGCGTTCGTCCGGTAGATGGTCAGCTTGATCGCCAGTACGTCGGGGTCGGCCGCGGCGGACTCGAGGAATCGCAGGACCGCGGTGTCGAAGTCGTCGTAGGGGTGGTGGAGCAGGATGTCGCCCCGCGCGATCTCCTCGAAGATCGCGCCACTCGAATGCGGGTCGAGCCCGCGGAGGCGCGGGTGCGTGACCGGCACGTGTCGCGGGAATCGCAGCTCGTCGTGTCCCGGGGCATCGAGCCTCAGGAGGTCGGACATGCCGAGGAACGCCTCCGTCGGGTACACGTCGTCCCGCTCGATCTTGAGCTGGGCCGAGAGCCACCCGACGATCTTCCGCGGCATCTCGGCATCCAGCTCGAGCCGGACGACCCCGGCGAATCGCCGGGCCTTCAGCTCGTCGGACACCAGGCGGACGATGCTCCCGGGCTCGCGAAGCTCCTCCTCGTCCTCGAGGTCCAGGGATCGCTGCCGGTCTCCCTCGGCACCCCTCGTGACCCTAAAGACGTGGATACGCCTCGGCGGTGTGGACGGGAACATCAGGTCGAGATTCGCGGCAATCACCTGCTCGAGCGGGGTGAACCCCGCGCCGCCGGGGAGCGGCACCCACCGGGGCCGGTTGCCGGGCATCTTGATCCGGACGAACCGCTCGCGATCGCCGTCGTCCGGGAGCAGCACCGCCAGGTTCAGCCCGACGTTGCTGATGAACGGGAACGGGTGCTCCGCGTCCACCGCCAGCGGGGTGAGGATCGGTTGGACGGAGAGGCGGAAGTACTCGCGGAGGAAAACCTTCTGCCCCCCTTCGAGTCCGTCGTACGGGAGGATCGGAAGCCGGTGCTCCGCGAGGCCGGGGAGGATCTCCTCGCGGACGGCCCGGCCGAGTTTCTCCGCCTGGCGAAGCAGCTCCTCCCGGCAGGCGGCGAACTCCTGATGGGGCGAAAGACCGTCGAGCGACGCCTTCTTCGAGCCCCTCTGGATCTGGCGCTTCAGCCCGCTCATCCGCTTCATGAAGAACTCGTCGTGGAGCATGCCCATGATGCCGGCGAACTTGACGCGCTCGAGGAGCGGGATGTCGCGGTCCTCCACGAGGGCGAGGACGCGGCGGGCGAAGGAGAGCCAGCTCAGCTCGCGGTTGAGGTAGGCTTGCGGGGAATCGATCCACTCCAGTGGGGACGGCTCTTGGGACACGTCGTAACCTCTCCCTGCGCAAGGGGAACGGGACCCCAAGCATACGCCGCCGGGGCGTCACTCGAGGAGCGCCAACAGGTCCTCGCGCGTGAGGCCGGCCGCACGGTCGGCTTCGCCGAGGGCGGCGTCGGCCAGCGCTCGCTTCCGCCCCTTCAGCCCCTGGATCCGCTCCTCGACCGTGTCCTCGGCGATGAGTCGGTAGACCATGACCGGCCGCTCCTGGCCGATCCTGTGAGCTCGGTCCGCCGCCTGGTCCTCGACCGCGGGATTCCACCAGGGATCGAGAAGGAAGACGTGGTCGGCCGCGGTGAGATTGAGCCCGGTCCCTCCCGCCTTGAGCGACACGAGCATCACGGGAGGCCCGGCGTCGTCCTGGAAACGCGCGACCACCTCCGCGCGGTCGCGCGTCGACCCGTCGAGCCGCACGAACGCGATCCCCGCCTCCCCTAGGTGCGGCTCGACCCGGTCGAGGAGCGATGTCCATTGGGAGAACACCAGCGCCTTGTGTCCCTCCGCGACGACCTCGTCGAGCGCTTCGAGCAGGAGGGCGACCTTGGACGAAGTCTCCGCCTCGCGCCCCGGGATCAGACCGGAATGGCAGGCCGCCTGCCGCAGCCGGAGGAGGGCTTCGAGCGCCTGGAGCACGCCTCCGCCCGCGTGCAGCCGCTCCACGACCTCGGGGAGCGTCGCGGCACGGACCGTGTCGTAGACCTCGCGCTCGTGCGGGGACAGCTGACAGCGCAGCTCCGCCTCGCTCCGCGGCGGAAGCTCCGGCGCCACCTCCTGCTTGAGCCGCCGCAGCACGAACGGCCGGATCCGCTCCCTGAGCCGCGCCGCCGCCCCGGGCGCGCCCGCCGCCACGGGGCGCGCGTAGCGTGCCTCGAAGTCGTCGCGCCCGCCCAGGAGGCCGCGGTTCAGGAAGTGGATCTGGCTCCACAGCTCGTCGAGCCGGTTCTCGACCGGGGTGCCGGTGAGCGCGATGCGGAATCGCGCGGTCAATGCGAACGCGGCCCGAGCCACCAGGCTGTCGGGGTTCTTGATCGCCTGCGCCTCGTCGAGAATCACGGTGTCCCACGCCTCTCGGGAGAGCGCCTCGGCGTCGAGTCGCAGGATCGCGTACGTGGTGAGGGTGACGTCGGCCGGCGCCGCGAGGGTTCGTCGCTCGCCGTGGTAGACGCCGGAGCTGAGGCCCGGACGGAATCGTCGGATCTCCTCCTCCCAATTGTGGAGGACGCTCGTGGGCGCCACGACGAGCGTCCTCCCCTCGAGCGCGCACAGCGCTTGCAGCGTCTTCCCGAGACCCATGTCGTCGGCCAGGAGCGCGCCCAGGCCGGCGCCGCGCAGGAACGCGAGCCAGTCGATGCCGCGCCGCTGGTAGGCGCGGAGCGTGGCGGTCAGGTCGCGCGGGAGCGGCGATTCCGGGATGCCGGCGAAGCCGGCCAGGAGCGCGGACAGCGGCTTGAAGTCGGGAGGTCGTGGCTGGCCGAGGTCGTCGCACAGCCGCGCGAGATCGGGGAGCGCGCATCGCGGAGTCCCGCCTTGAGGGTCCCGCGCGGCGAGGAGGTCCGCGATCCTCTCCCCGTATCTCGCGAGCCAGTCGAGGGGAAGCGGCGAGAACCCCCCGCCGTCGAGCGGAACGAGGGACGCCCCCTCGCGCCAGGCGCGGAGCACCGCACCCGCTTCGGCCCGCCCGGTTCCTCCGGGAACCTCGAACGCGACGTCGACCCGCCCGCTTTCGGTCCCGATCCGAGGGACGAGAGGCGGCGTGCGGCGGAAGTACTCGAGCTCGCGACGCTTGGGCGCCGGGCCCCACGCCGCGAGCCGCTCGGCGAACGCCACCGCCGCCTCGCCGTCGAACCGTGCGCGGACGCCCGGGGCGAGGTCGAGCTCGCGTCCGAGCGTCGCGAGCAGCCTCTTCTCCTGCCCTTCGTTCCGGATCGGCACCGCGCCTCCGAGATGGACGAGGCGTCCCCCGTCCACGCGTGCGCACGGCGGATCGCCGTACACGAGGAGCGCGAGCACCGAAAGCGACCGTTCCTCCCGCGTGAGATCGAACGCGATTCGAGGTGGCATCGCGGTCCCCTGGGGCAGCCGGTCGGTCCGGATCTCGACGGGGACCCGTTTCCTCAGAGAGGGGAGGACCTCCGTGACCAGCTCGGCCACGTCGCCGGGGCCGAATTGCTTGCCCCGCGGCAGCTCGTGGAGCTCGCGTGCCGTCAGGCGGGCCTCGTCCACGGGTCGGAGCACGCCGGCTGCCAGCGCGATCCCGTTCGCGAACACCGCCGCGACCGACGGATCGCGACCGACGGAGAGCCTAAAGCCGTCACCCTGCTCGTCGAGGGTCGCGACGGGAACTACCGGCGAGGCGGAGGTGCGGACGGGCTCGCCGTCGCAGAGAACCTCCGCGCAACCCGAGAGCGCATCCAGCAGGCGCGCGACGATCGATCTCGGCACAGGACCCCGGTGGTGGGTGCCGAGCGCCATCTCCACCCTTAGGTCGGCCTGGGAGGCGGCGAACCGCGGGCCTCCGGCGCGGCCGGCGGCGATCGAGGCCAGGCTCGCCTCCAGCGGGTGGGCCTCGTCCCCGACGACGATGAACCGGTCGAGCACGAGCCCCCCGGCGGTTCCCGTGAAGCGGTAGCTCAATCGTCCCGCCCGCGTGCCGGCCGCCGGGACGTCGAGCCCTTCCTCCCCGGCGTGGCGGAGCGCGATCACCGCGGCCGCCGCGTGCGCGCAGGCCAGAGACCGCGCTCCGCACGAGCACTCCCAGTCGGCGTCCTCGAGGTAGAGCGTGACGGCCGGGCAGTAGATTCCGCCGCGGGTCACCACGCGGATGAGGACCGTGCCTTCTCCTGAAGGCTCGCGGTGGACGGCCCCCGCACGCGCGAGCTCGACGCCGCGCGACCACGACTCGGGAGAGCTGGCCTCGCGGACGGCTTCGAAGATCTCCTTCACGGGACCGCGACTCCCCCGCGATCGCCGTGGAGTCCGGCGCTCTCGATCCGCGAAGCCGCCGTCCCGGCGCTCACGGCCCCTTGCGGCTCTTCTGCTGGTAGCTCCGCAGGATCATGAACGCCTGATTCAAGCGTTGAATCCTGCGGTTGCGGCTCTTGATGAGGTCGAGGTCGTCCAGAGGGGGCTGCTCCCCCCGGATCTCTCGTAGACAGCGGTCGAGCTCGAGCGCGAGCTGCTCCACCTCGCCGCGGGACATGGTCTTGAACGTGCGCTCCGTGACGAGGTGGTACCCCTCGGCGATGTCCCTCGCCATCGAGAAGGCGCTCCCCCCCAGAAAGTTGACCATGACCGACGGATCATAGCGCGCTCCCGGCGTCCCGCACCACCGCGTGTCACCGGGCTCTCCTCGGGGTTCCCGGCACACAACTCGCCGTCGGTGGAGTTGCTTGACACCGGACGGCACGCCAGCTAGGTTAGCGCCAGGTTCTGGCCGCAATCTCTCGTGCAGAAACGAAGTTTGGCGTGCCGAAGCCCGAGACGTGCCGAGGCACGGTACCCGGACCCGTCGGATCGGGGCGGGGGTCAGGACCCGGGTTGGAGCTCCCCGGCGAGGGAGCGACAGGAGTTCAAGAGCATGGGAACGAGACTGTACGTCGGCAACCTACCCTTCAGCGTCGGAGAGGAGCAGATCCGGGACGTCTTCGCGCAGAACGGCCGGACGGTGAACGAGGTCCGGCTGGTCACGGATCGGGAGACCGGACGTCCGCGAGGCTTCGGCTTCGTCGAGATGGGCAGCCAGGAGGACGCGGACGGCGCCATCCGGGAGCTGAACGGCTTCCAGTTCGGAGGACGGCCCCTGACCGTGAACGAGGCGCGCGAACGCGTGGGTGGCGGTGCCGGCGGCGGGATGGGAGGCGGCGCCCGCAGGGGCGCCGGTGGCGGCGACCGCGGGGGGTACCGCGGCGGCTTCTGATCCGGCCGAGGGACACGGAACGACCCGCCGGGGCGCCTTCGAGCGAAGACGTCCCGTTTCGTCCGCGCCCGAAGCGCAGGCTCCTAGATCGTGCCCAGGAAGGCGGCGAGGGCGCGCGTCGCACGGTCGACCTTCCGGAAACAGGGGAGGCCCGCGCTTCTCATCATCGCGACGAACGGTTCGTAGAGCGTACCCGCATCCACCGAGAACGTCATCGGCTTGGGCGACCTGAGGAACACCTCGATGAGGCGCGACGGAAGGCTCCGGGGACGCGAGATGTCCTCGCCGTGCCCTTCGCCTGCGGCGAGGTCTTCGAGCGCCGGCGTGTTCGGCACCCCGGCCACCACCAGGGCGTCAACATAGGGGTCCTCGGCGATCGCCTCGACGCAACCGACGTACGGCTCCGTCCGGCACACCGGCGTGGCGTCGATCGGGTTGTGGACATCCACGATCCCCGGTAGGAGGCCGCGGAGGCGTCGTTCGGTCTCCGGCGAGAAGCGGGCGAGGGTCATTCCGTAGAGCTTGTCCGCGGCCGCCGTGCACTCGAATCCCGCGTTGGACATCACCGCGACGCGCTTCCCCCGGCGCTTCCGCCCCGCCAGGAACGAGAACGTCATCGTGTAGTCGTCGAAGAGGTCGAGCGTCGGGCACTCGTCGACCCCCGCCGAGCGGACGATCTCGCGGCAAACGTCGTAGTCGCCCACCACCGAAGCGGTGTGCGAAGCGGCCGCCGCCTGCCCCTCTCGGGTGCGTCCTCCCTTGTAGAGCAGGACCTTCCGCCCGCCGGCAACGATCCGCCGCGCGACGGCGAGGAATCGCAGCCCGTCCCCGCGCCGGAACCCCTCGAGATAGACCACGAAGACCTGGATCGCCGGATCGCCCTCGAGATACTCGAGGTAGTCGGACACGGTGACGTCGATCTGATTGCCGAACGAGATCAGGTACCGCGCGCGAATCGTGCGGTCGAGGTTCGACATCTGGGTCACGAGGTGGGCGCCGGACTGGCTGATGCACGCGACGTTCGTCCCCGGCGCGTCGTGGATCGGAAGCTTGTGGGGCGGGATGAAGAACGTGTTGTACCCTCCCGGCACCGAGATGATCCCGAGGCAGTTTCCTCCGTTCACGAGGACGCCGCCGTCGGGCCTGAGGTGCGATCGTTCCACGGCGTCGCGCATCCGCGCCTCGGCGTCCTTCCCCCCTTCCGTCTCGGCGAAGCCGCCGGAGATGAGCGTGACCGTGTGCGCGCGGTGGTTGTCCACGAGGTCCACGACGATCCGGTCGGCCCCCTTGTCCGCCGGGACCGACACCACGGCCATGTCGGGGATCGCAGGCAATGAAGCGGGAGACGAGTAGGCGCGGCAGCCTTCGATCGTCTCGGCGTGCGGGTGGATGGGCCAGATCCGGTCCTGAGGCACGCCGCCCCCCTCCACCAGATTCCGGAGGATGATCCTGCCCGGATTGACGGAATCCGCCGAAGCGCCGATCACCACCGCGCTCCCCGGGGTCAGGAGCTTGCGCAGGTTCGAGACGGGGCGCGGTGCGGGTAGCGGGGCCGGGCGGTGGAGCCGCGCGAGGCCGTCGAGCGCGACGAGCCGCCCGTCTTCGTCCGAGGCGACGAACGGGTTGACCTCGAGCTCGGTGAGGCCGAGGCCGCCGGGAGGATCGAATCCGCCGAGGATGTCCGCGAGCGCTCCGAGGGAGAGCACGAGCCGCGCGAGAGCCGTCTCGGCAACGGCCCCGCGCTTCGCGCTCCTGAGCCCTCCGCAGAGCGCCGCGTGGACGACGGTCCCCCGGACCATGCGGAGCGCCTCGTCGAGGTCGAGATCCAGCGTGGACCGCATGCCGCTCGCCGTCCCCGCGGCGAGGGAGCGCAGGAGGTATTCGGTATCCAGGCCGCCGACCCCGGCGAAGACCACCGGCCCGAACGCCCGGTCGTGGCGAAACCCCGCGAGGATCTCGCGGCCGAGCCCCGCGCGGAACGGGATCTTCCGCGCCACGAGCGCGCCACGCACGTCGGCCGCAGGCGCCGCCGTCGTCGAGGCGGAGAGCACGGAAGCCACCGCGTCGCGTACCGCCGCCGGCTCGTTGCGGACCACGAGGACGCCGCCGGCATCGCTCTTGTGGAGGATCTGCGGCGAGACGACCTTGACCACCGCTTCCGCCGATTCCAGCGCAGCGCACAGGTCGGCGTCCACGCCGTCCGGGCCGGCGACCCGGCGGTGGGCGGGGACGGCGATCCCCGCCGCTCCCAGCAGGACGTACACCTCGTGCTCCAGCAGGATCGACCGGCCTTCGCTCTCGGCGAGGGCCAGGATCGGGTGGGCGGCGGTCGTCGGGACGGCGGCGTCGGGCGTCATGAGGTCTCCCTTCGGCGAAGGGGGTCAGCGAATGGGGCGGGGATTCTACACCGGGGCAACCATCATGGACCATCCGACCGCCCTGAGGACTCTCATCAAAGAACACGCCGGCAGCTCTCCTGCGGAACGGTCCGCGAGGCGGGAGGGTTTGCGGGCGGTCTTTCGCGAGGAGACGGAGCCATGGAATCTGTGAACCTACGGCGCAAGAGCATCTACGGGGCCGCCGTGCTGGCCGTCGCCGGCCTGGCGGTCGCGACGGTCGGTTGCGGAGGTGGCTACGGCGGTGGGGGGGGCGGCGGCGGCGCCACTGCGAGTTACCTCGGGACCATCTCGGGACCCGCGGGAGCGGGCGGTGCGCTCAGGGTGAACGTCACCAGCGGCGGCGGGGGGGGCGGTTACGGGGCGACTTCCTCGTCGATGAAGGTGCTGGCGGCCGCGACCGAGTCCGCGACCGGAACGCTCACGCTCTCCGGCTGCACGGTGTCGCTGGCGGGCACCTTCGACGGGTCGAGCCTTGCGCTTCAGGGGAGCGGAGCGTGCGGAACCTTCAACCTCGCCGGGATGCTGTCCGGCGGTGACATCGAAGGCACGGCCAGCGGCGCGGGGAAGAACTGGGAGTTCGTCGTGCTGCCGGATTCCGGCTCGAGCGTCGCGAGGGTGCTGTGCGGCACCTGGACCGAGCTTCAGAACGGGGCTCCCGACGGCGCGACCGGGGCCTTCGATCTCGTCGTCGAGGGGAGCACGCTGGCCGGGGTCACCCTCGACGGCCAGAACACGCCGCTCCTGCTCTCGGGCACCGTGATGAGCGGCACGAGCGTGACCGTGACGTCCCATGGCCAGACGATCGCGACCGGGACGATCGACGGCTCCGCAGCCACCGGGACTTACGCTTTCGACGGGAGCCAGGGGACCTGGCAGGGATCGTCCTGCCCGTAGATCGGTCGTCGGCCCTGCCGATCCCGACGCTCAGATCGGCGGGACGACGGCGCCGCGTCGCGGCCGGAGGAACACACCGAACAGCACGGCGCCGGCGAGGAAGCCGCCCCCATGGGCCCACCAGGCCACGCCGCCGACCTCGGTGGGGCCGGCGAGGGCGAGGCTGCCCGAGAGGACCTGCGCGACGAACCAGTACGCCAGGAAGAGGAACGCCGGGATCTCGAAGAAGAGCGGGAAGACGAACAGGGGGAACAGCATCAGGATTCGGGCCCGCGGATACAGGATGAAGTAGGCCCCCATGACCCCCGCGATCGCCCCCGACGCCCCCACGGTCGGAACCGTCGAGCTCGGGTTCGTCAGGAGGTGGGTGATTCCCGCCGCGATCCCGCAGAGGAGGTAGAACCCGAGGAAGCGGAACGGCCCCATCCGGTCCTCGACGTTGTCCCCGAAGATAGAGAGCGTCCACATGTTCCCGATGAGGTGGAGCCAGCCCCCGTGGAGGAACATGCTGGTGAAGAACGGCCAGTAGTCGTGCAGCGGGAAGCCGACGCGCGCGGCCCACGTCGGGTGCGCGAACCGCGCGGGGACGATCCCCATCAGATAGAACAGCTCACGGACCTGGTCCCGCGGGAGGGTCGCCGCGAACAAGAACGCGGCGGTGTTCGCGCCGATGAGCAGCACGGTCATCACCGGCGCGTGGCGGCTCGGAACGTCGTCGCGGATCGGGAACATGCCGCGATCAGTCTAGCGCCGCCGGTCTCCGGCGCTCGCCCGAATCCCGCGGCGTCCGATCTATCTCCTCGCGGCGTCGAACGGACCGGGCAGAAGGAGGTGGCTCGTCTCCTTGAACTGGATGCCCACCGCCCCCAGCTCCGCCATGACCGGCTCGTAGATCTCCGGCGTGACGGGAACGTGCACGCCGGTGATCTCCATCTTCTTCTGGAGCATGAGCCGCACGGCGATCGCCGCCGGGAGCGAAACGGTCCGCGCCATGGACGAATCGCCGTGAGGCTGGCCGTAGTCCACGAGGACGCAGACCGTGCGCGCCGACGGGCGGTCGGGCCAGGAGGACACGAACTCGTGTCGCAGGATGATCATGTCCCGCTCGCCGCGGGCGTACGGCATCATCCGCAGCAGCCGGTTGGCCAGTACGTCGAGAGGGGAGGCCTTCTTCTCCGGGATCGGGCGGTCGGACAGGAGCCCGGCCCATTCGAGGCGGGCGAGGATCGGATCGTCGGGCGTCACCCCGATCTTCTCCGCGATCCGCTCCGCGAGGGAGCCGGACTTCGCCTTCGGCAGGAAGCCCGAGAGGAACGAAGCGTAGGTCGTGCCCGGCGCGACGTCGCGCTCCACGAGATCGAGGAGGCCGAGGTCGGCGATTCCCTTCAGGGTCTCGCACCATCCGGGGTACCGGATGGTCCCCCGGAACATGTTCTGAACTCCCTCGAGACCGTAGGTCTCGATGTACGGGAGCGAGTCGCGGTTCGGGTAGATCACGAACAGCCCCAACCCCTCGACGCCGTAAGGCCAGCGATTGGCGAACAGCTTCGGGCCCGGGATCTCGACGACCTTCCCGTTCCTGAGGAACTTCGCGTCGTTGCGCCCCGCGAGGATGACCCCCCGCGGGCTCCACGAGAACTTGTAGCCCCAGGGGTTCGTGTTCGCCTCGAGGGCGGGAAGGCCGCCACAGCAGCTCGAGAAGTGCGTGACGGTGCCGCCCGAGTTCCGGATCTCGTGGATCACCTGCATCGCGGACATGTGGTCGATGCCCGGATCGAGGCCGATCTCGTTCAGGAGCGCGACGCCGGCCTTGCGCGCGGGCTTGTCCAGCTCGCGCATCGCGGGGGAGACGTAGGAGGTGGTCACGACGTGCGCGCCGTGCTTGATCGCCATCTTCGCCACCGCGACGTGATGGGTGTACGGGACGAGGCTCACGACGATCTCGGCCTCCTTGATCAGCGACTCGACCTGCGCGGCGTTGTCCACGTTCACCGAAACGGCCTTGCCCCGCGGATGACCTCCGACCAGCGCCTCGGCCTTGCTGACGGTACGGCTCGCCACGACGACGCGGCGATCGGTCCGCTCCAGGAGGTAGCGCACGATCGGTCGGCTCACGAGCCCCGCTCCCAGGATCAGCACGTTCTTCATCGCGAATCTCCTCCTCAGTGAATCCGGCCGGCCGAGGTCAGGCGGCCAGGTATCGTTCGAGGTAGACGTAGGAGGGCGCCAGCTTCCCGCGGTGGACGATCACGGCGCGCAGGATCTCGGGCGGCAGCGGGAGCTGCTCCAGAGGCTCGTCCCACGGGCAGCGCGCGAGCGCGGGCACGAAGGGGAGGAGCATGTCGCCGAAGTGCTGGGACGCATCCACGGGGAGCTCGCAGGGGAGGTTGTCCACGGCGAGCACCACGGGGCCGCGCCCCGCGATACCGAGCGTGTCGCGTCCGGTCACGGGGTCGTAAACGAAGACGGGATCTCCGGAGTCGGTGCTCCGGACCGTGCACTCCAC includes these proteins:
- the ppk1 gene encoding polyphosphate kinase 1, whose amino-acid sequence is MSQEPSPLEWIDSPQAYLNRELSWLSFARRVLALVEDRDIPLLERVKFAGIMGMLHDEFFMKRMSGLKRQIQRGSKKASLDGLSPHQEFAACREELLRQAEKLGRAVREEILPGLAEHRLPILPYDGLEGGQKVFLREYFRLSVQPILTPLAVDAEHPFPFISNVGLNLAVLLPDDGDRERFVRIKMPGNRPRWVPLPGGAGFTPLEQVIAANLDLMFPSTPPRRIHVFRVTRGAEGDRQRSLDLEDEEELREPGSIVRLVSDELKARRFAGVVRLELDAEMPRKIVGWLSAQLKIERDDVYPTEAFLGMSDLLRLDAPGHDELRFPRHVPVTHPRLRGLDPHSSGAIFEEIARGDILLHHPYDDFDTAVLRFLESAAADPDVLAIKLTIYRTNADSPIVRALADAARRGKQVAVLVEITARFDEAPNIAWGQYLENEGVHVSYGVERLKTHVKLALVVREEAGRIRRYVHVGSGNYHTGTARIYEDVGILTCDPLVCEDAAAVYNELTGAIPPAGYRKLLLAPAAMRRRFVELIRREAENAAAGKPSGIHAKMNQLQDPEIIRELYRAGLAGVPIKLNVRGLCCLRPGVPGLSFGTRVFGVVGRFLEHSRIYRFENDGAPEFFIGSADWMKRNLDNRVETVLPVEDDAVKRELDAILEVYEQDNASAWDCGPDGLYLRRTPRDGEERRAAQEAFISRARGR
- a CDS encoding RNA-binding protein — translated: MGTRLYVGNLPFSVGEEQIRDVFAQNGRTVNEVRLVTDRETGRPRGFGFVEMGSQEDADGAIRELNGFQFGGRPLTVNEARERVGGGAGGGMGGGARRGAGGGDRGGYRGGF
- a CDS encoding rhomboid family intramembrane serine protease; the protein is MFPIRDDVPSRHAPVMTVLLIGANTAAFLFAATLPRDQVRELFYLMGIVPARFAHPTWAARVGFPLHDYWPFFTSMFLHGGWLHLIGNMWTLSIFGDNVEDRMGPFRFLGFYLLCGIAAGITHLLTNPSSTVPTVGASGAIAGVMGAYFILYPRARILMLFPLFVFPLFFEIPAFLFLAYWFVAQVLSGSLALAGPTEVGGVAWWAHGGGFLAGAVLFGVFLRPRRGAVVPPI
- a CDS encoding DEAD/DEAH box helicase gives rise to the protein MKEIFEAVREASSPESWSRGVELARAGAVHREPSGEGTVLIRVVTRGGIYCPAVTLYLEDADWECSCGARSLACAHAAAAVIALRHAGEEGLDVPAAGTRAGRLSYRFTGTAGGLVLDRFIVVGDEAHPLEASLASIAAGRAGGPRFAASQADLRVEMALGTHHRGPVPRSIVARLLDALSGCAEVLCDGEPVRTSASPVVPVATLDEQGDGFRLSVGRDPSVAAVFANGIALAAGVLRPVDEARLTARELHELPRGKQFGPGDVAELVTEVLPSLRKRVPVEIRTDRLPQGTAMPPRIAFDLTREERSLSVLALLVYGDPPCARVDGGRLVHLGGAVPIRNEGQEKRLLATLGRELDLAPGVRARFDGEAAVAFAERLAAWGPAPKRRELEYFRRTPPLVPRIGTESGRVDVAFEVPGGTGRAEAGAVLRAWREGASLVPLDGGGFSPLPLDWLARYGERIADLLAARDPQGGTPRCALPDLARLCDDLGQPRPPDFKPLSALLAGFAGIPESPLPRDLTATLRAYQRRGIDWLAFLRGAGLGALLADDMGLGKTLQALCALEGRTLVVAPTSVLHNWEEEIRRFRPGLSSGVYHGERRTLAAPADVTLTTYAILRLDAEALSREAWDTVILDEAQAIKNPDSLVARAAFALTARFRIALTGTPVENRLDELWSQIHFLNRGLLGGRDDFEARYARPVAAGAPGAAARLRERIRPFVLRRLKQEVAPELPPRSEAELRCQLSPHEREVYDTVRAATLPEVVERLHAGGGVLQALEALLRLRQAACHSGLIPGREAETSSKVALLLEALDEVVAEGHKALVFSQWTSLLDRVEPHLGEAGIAFVRLDGSTRDRAEVVARFQDDAGPPVMLVSLKAGGTGLNLTAADHVFLLDPWWNPAVEDQAADRAHRIGQERPVMVYRLIAEDTVEERIQGLKGRKRALADAALGEADRAAGLTREDLLALLE
- a CDS encoding acetate--CoA ligase family protein — encoded protein: MTPDAAVPTTAAHPILALAESEGRSILLEHEVYVLLGAAGIAVPAHRRVAGPDGVDADLCAALESAEAVVKVVSPQILHKSDAGGVLVVRNEPAAVRDAVASVLSASTTAAPAADVRGALVARKIPFRAGLGREILAGFRHDRAFGPVVFAGVGGLDTEYLLRSLAAGTASGMRSTLDLDLDEALRMVRGTVVHAALCGGLRSAKRGAVAETALARLVLSLGALADILGGFDPPGGLGLTELEVNPFVASDEDGRLVALDGLARLHRPAPLPAPRPVSNLRKLLTPGSAVVIGASADSVNPGRIILRNLVEGGGVPQDRIWPIHPHAETIEGCRAYSSPASLPAIPDMAVVSVPADKGADRIVVDLVDNHRAHTVTLISGGFAETEGGKDAEARMRDAVERSHLRPDGGVLVNGGNCLGIISVPGGYNTFFIPPHKLPIHDAPGTNVACISQSGAHLVTQMSNLDRTIRARYLISFGNQIDVTVSDYLEYLEGDPAIQVFVVYLEGFRRGDGLRFLAVARRIVAGGRKVLLYKGGRTREGQAAAASHTASVVGDYDVCREIVRSAGVDECPTLDLFDDYTMTFSFLAGRKRRGKRVAVMSNAGFECTAAADKLYGMTLARFSPETERRLRGLLPGIVDVHNPIDATPVCRTEPYVGCVEAIAEDPYVDALVVAGVPNTPALEDLAAGEGHGEDISRPRSLPSRLIEVFLRSPKPMTFSVDAGTLYEPFVAMMRSAGLPCFRKVDRATRALAAFLGTI